The genome window GGAGAAAGACTCCCATCAAGCTGTCATCGATCTATTCTAGACTCTTAAAGTCTGTGGGATATACCCCTGGTTAGCCAAGATTGGTCCCCATAACCGGTCTGGATCAGGCTTGTCGTCAATCCTTCCGTGGTCGGGATGGTGGGGTGTCTGGGTCCGTGTACatgtgtactctgtatgtgTTCAGACCTGTCAGCCCTCTGTCTCTAAACAAAGTTAATGGCGTAGAATACAACACCGAAGCTCTCTGTGACTCTGGCAGTCCAAGGATTGTCCACATTTTGTTGTCGTTCTGGGGTTACAAGTAAGCATCACGACTCACGGTCCAATTCGCTGGATTTTCCCTGTCTGTGTAAGTATGACAAGGCCAAAAAACCGCCATTCTTCCCCCTTCTCCAATGCATCCAATCGTATACGAGGCCCTTCACTCGCTGTATAGGTATCTTTAGTATATTCACAGCTTCCTGCCCAATGACCGAAATTGTTTGATCGTGATTTCGACCAGGGGCCAAGCAAACAATTGCCTTGCGGTGGGAACCAGGATCAAGAGGATACTGTCAACAACTTTATAACTACCGGACAATGGATTTACTCTGCTTTTGATCCTCAGATGTCAGTGTCGTGATGTTTACATTGTTCTATAACCCATGGTCGCGACAGAGGCATTTTCGTGGAGGGTCTTTTAATGCAGTCCTATTCCTGAATAGATTCGTAAACATGCACGTCAGCGTCGCTGTGCTAGAAGCAATCGTTAATTCTTAACAAACAACATGGCCCGCCTTATGGATACGATCAAAAAGGACCACCGAGAGCTCGAAGAGTACTACAAGATCATCGTGAGCTCCAGAGATACCGATGAGCAAATCCGCTTCCAGAACAAGTTCACCTGGGAACTCGCCCGCCATGCCATAGGCGAAGAGCTGGTCGTCTATCCTGCACTCGAGAAATATCTCCCAGGCGGCGCGGAGACGGCCGATAAGGATCGTGAGGAACATCAGACGGCACGGCACTGTTCTGACTTGTCAATCTTTTGATCATGTTACTGACTGCTCTGCAGATCAAAGAAAAGCTTCAAAAATTCCAGGACATGCACCCCTCCGACGCAGCCTTCATGCCGATCCTCAAGTCTATGATGGCAGACCTCGAGAAGCAcatcgaggaagaggagaccaTTGACTTTGTCAAGCTGGAGGACGCAATCACCCCCAAAGAGAGCGAGAGCCTGTCCAAGTCGTTTGGCCGAACGAAGATGTTCGTTCCCACCCGGTCGCATCCCAACACCCCGAACAAACCTCCTTTCGAGACGGTGGTCGGGCTGCTGGCTGCACCAATTGACCATCTAGCGGATATATTCCGTAAATGGCCTGATGATGTGATCAATCCCAATCCATCGTCTGAATAATTAGACAGATAGAATTGGAACGCGTGCCTTGTTACCTATTCTCTCGAAGCTTAACCTGCAGAATTGAGTTGAGCCAACGCAACTCTATTTTAAGTCTATACATCACAATAGAGAACAGAAATACATTCTACTCCTCCGGCTGCTCCTGCGATTGATCCTGCTGCGCCTGTTCATCCCTCGCGCGTCCCAACGCATCCAATTTCTCGCTCGCACTCTCCTTTCCCCTCTCCTTCACCCGCGGATTCCTCTGCGCACTGAAACACATATCAGCCATCTCGACGTCAGAGCATAGTGCAAGAGTGCAAGTAAACTTACGCCTTCAGCCCACCAGCCACTCGGTTCGGCTCTTTATTCTGGCCCCGGACCGCATACAAATCATGCCGCGGCTGGTCCCCATGGAGCTCATTGTCCAGCACGTCTTTGGCGTGCTGCTTTGCTTCGTCCGAGACCCGGGGGTTTTTGAGTGTACTTGACCAGCATTAAATCATCCATATCCGTATTGTATCCATTTGGTGAGGGAGGGAGAGTCTACTCACGCCTTGTAGCCGCGCATAGCATTCAACCTATCTTCCGCAGAAGCCGAGACTTCGTTGTCTTCCCTTGAGTATGACATTGTTGATATTTGTGTCTGATTGGTTGACGTGGTGGATATGGAGCTGGTCTGTGATGTTGTTCTATCAACTGCGGCATCGAAACCCTATCTTACACCTAGCAGGTTAAGCACTAAACAGGTTTCGTTTCTGGTGGATACCCCCTCCTTCCGGGGAAGTGGCTGTTGAAGATTATTATGTGTCGGTTTGGTCTGGCCGGCGGATGAGTCCGGGTTGATGTTAGAGATGCGTCATTTCGCCACCTCGAGCTGGGCGGTTGGTGTTGCTTGTCTGGTTGTGTCCGATATAAGCAGGGTATGGAGATTGGGATTGATCGATCAgtatcgatgatgatctcagATGAATATGCATCGTAAGATATGGTTGCGCATTGTTGTTGCTTGATTCTTTGTGCAGCTACGACATATGGCGGAAAGAAGGTGTGTTGATATGATATGAACCGATCTGGTAGCTAAGTGGTGAAGGTGATCAATGTGCCCGCAGTTTGTTTGTATATCCCAACTAGACTAAGCACGAATAAGAGACATTGAGGTAGTTGGTCGTAGGCTTTGGTGGAAGCTGACTCCTCAGAACTCAATCGAAAACTCAACGTCCACGATGACCACACCTTGACAGCACCTTGATGTCAGTACGGCGATGCTGGGACTTGCGGAAACCTAGAAACACATATATACCCACGGTATCCCGAGCATTGTCATCGGTGCATCACCAGCAACTTATTCGCTGCCACCACACCTACAATTTCGATCTCCTGCAACTTCTCAACCATACCATTCCACGAGACACTATAGTTAAGATGTCCAACCGCGCCGAAAGAGAAGCTGAGGACATGTACGAGGCAGAGAACGATGCCTCGCCCGTCTCAGCTGATGTTATCGACAACTCCTACGTCGGCGAGACACGCTCTGAGCTCCGAAACCAGGTCCCCGTTCAGCCCGACCAGGACGATTACGAGGACCCCATGCAACCTCCCTACTCGAACACGGACCAGCAGCTTGGTACGTACTCTACTTCAGGGACCATGTTGGTTCTGAGCGACTGACCAAGTGTTCCCTGCTAGCCGCCGACGAGAGAGAGGCCATTGACAAGAGCAACATCTTGCGCGGTGATCGGCTTCGTCACGCAAAGCCCCAGACTGCAAACAAGTACAATGAGGGCCCCGACGAAGATGATCTGCCTGATGTTGTGAGATACGGAGACTCTGGTGTCTCCAGTACGAAGCGCTTGTCTTAATGCAGTGTGGGGGTTGAACGCTGTCACGAAATGATGCGATGAACGGAACCGAAAACACTTTGTAAATTAAATCTGTAATGCTATTCGAATGCTATTCGGTTCCTTTGTAACCTTTCCAAGCATTTTGAAGGAATTGCTTCATCTTTACTGGTTGTATGTCAGGGAATCTAGCGTTCAGGCGATTTTCATCTGGTAGCTTGAAAACACCAGCTACCGTCAGTCGGCTCACCAAGGCAGTCATCTctttcagctcctcctccgaagAGGAATCCCCTTGGGGCATTGGAGGAATAGTGACCTGCCCGTTCTTGATACTCTCCTTACTGTCATAAGTGACTTTGAACTTCACACCTGCATCGGTTTAGTTAAGCAAAGGGATATAATCGATGAATTCACTGACCTCGaatctcctcggccatctccagAAGCTGGTTGTACGTGACCTCGTCGCCAACCATGATGCTGAATTCAGGCCAGTCCGCAACATCCAATAACCTGATCAGAAATGCTGCCATGTCGTATGTATAGGTCATGCAGATCACGTCATTTCCGTCGCCTGGGATGGCAGCCTGGCAGTGCTGGATGTTGATGCCAAAGATGTAGGGCGTGAGATTCGTGCGCACCACAGGCATGCCCCAGTAGTCCATGAAGAAGCCGGGAATGACCCGCGTGTACTGAAGGTGACTTTTCTGGAGGAGCTCAGCGGCATCGAGCCAATGTTGGATGCTGGGGTCAACGGGGAGCAGACTGGTACGTCAAATTAGAAAACGACAACAGGAACAGTACATCAGTAAGTGGGGAAATACTCTTTGGTTTGAATAAAAGAGTATTCGCTAGGAATGAATCTCTTCGTGACGCTGGATTCCTCCGCAGCCTGGATGAGGTTTAACTGAGATTGACTGGTCGTGGCATCAAAGATCCCAATTGCGGATATGATGGTATGGATGGTGTGCTGTTCCAGAACTTGGACAAGAGAGGGAATATTGTTGTAGTCTACCTGCACTTGTCGAGTTCTGTCCAAAGCAGGATCCGATCTGGATTTCTGGATCAAATAATAAGACTCTGGTCAACCCGTCGATAGTAAGTTGCCGTCGGGACCTACGCTGCGTGTCAACACAATGACTTGGTGCTCGGAATTCCCCACCAAGGTCTCGACAATAGTTTTACCAACTCCCCCAGTGCCACCGGCAACAGCTACAATGACCATATTGATGAAAAGCGGAGCAGGTCGTGTTTAGCCTTGAGATGCGAAGTCGATAAACGTCTGCATGCATGCGATGAGGATCAGTTCACCATCTAAGGCTCTTGGCGTCGTGGTGCCCCACCTTTGGCCATGGTCTTCGTCCCTCTAGAGGCTGAACACTGGATGCATGAGCCAGTCAACAACCTTCCGGAAGAATCATATCACCACAGAGTGTGCTGGGATTCCTTCCATATGACTTGATGGCAAGAAATGCGCCATGAGACTTGGCCTGGGCCGCACGGATCTAGATCAATGCTACATTCAACTATCCATCTGAGGAGATTTCAAACATCGCTGTTGAAAGCTGTATTTGGCACTGTTCATTAATCAAAGACGTCAATTCAATTGGTTGAAATCAAAGCCCATTATTGATGAATGGCATGGTGACAGGAGATCACCACTCGTAAAGGGGAAAGCCTGCTGTTGCACTTTGGTAGAGGGTCTCTTTGTGATTAGTGATCGGGCCGAGGCCCATACGACGCCAAACCAATAAAACCACTTCCTGACTGGGGAGCATCcagttgatgatgttgtcAAGGCTTTATCATGGTGCTGAAAGAAATAAAACATATTGACCACCTTCCATCAGATACCTGCATTGTATGACTGACTTTCACCACAGTTCTACTGAGCGCATTCCGTAGCTCTGTAGCTCATATTTTGACCTAAGAGGACGATTCCAACATATCTACGATGTCTGAACAAGAGTTTCCCTTACTGACCTGGGAGGAGGTTCATCAGAATCTAGTGCTGTCCAGCCGCAGTCGATCAACTGTACCGGATCTCCTGGGCGCCAACAAAATCACTTCGCTTTTGTCTGCATCCTCGTACTTACTCCCAGAACGCTCTATTAGTCCACAAACAGCGACATCTCACCCTCAAACGCACCTTTACGGCGGCTTTTATCTGGCAGATCCGCCTAGTGGGGATCAGCAGCCCGAGGCGCCTAAACCTAAGTCCTCGAAACGAACCAGAACAGATATCGAACCCCCGGATGGCTCGCACTCAAGAAAACGAGGGCGACCTCGCAAGACAgcaggcgaaggagaagatcctcaTGAGGTGCGTCAACACTCCTCTTATCTTGCTCTAGTTAGCATTCTGCCTATCAAGCTGACCGGGCAGCGACGTCGAATGCAAATTCGACTAGCACAACGGGCCTATCGTTCTCGCAAGGAAGCCAGCGTTTCTTCCCTCCAAAGCCGCGTTCTTAAGCTTGAGAGTGCAGTGGAGCAGATCAGCGCAGCATTTTTGTCATTTAGCGATGAGCTGATCCAATCCGATGTCCTGACCTCCCATCCTCGGTTGACTCTCCGTTTACGGGACACTGTACAGCTCTGTTTGTCATTGGCGAAAGGAGCCAATATGACAGAAGATCAAAATATTACTACAAACGTGTCGTCCCCTAGCGAGGAAAGCCACTCGTCTTCAGAGGAAAAGGAGTCTCAGCGTAGGCAAAGTTCTCTCGCAACATCGCCTCCTTCGAGAGAATCTACGGGAAGCCAAGGTTTGGGGACGCTACAAGCTACCGGCTTCAGGGAACCAGCAGAAGATAAGTATCCCCACGAGGCACCTTCCCTGGATCTGAGCGCCTTTATCGAACGGCTTCACTTTGCGTGTCTCTATGAAGGCTACTCAGCTCTCAGCAATACCGCTGTTGGCATGGATGTTTTACAGAGACCATTTCGATTTCTCCTTCGCTTGATGGATAGGAAACGTGTAGCCTCATACTTTGAAGCATGCTTACACGCAAAAGCCAGTCGGAAGCGCCTGGATGAGTGGAACGAGATACCCTACTTCAAAATCGGTGGCGCTGGTACCCACTATCCTCGCAagacaaaggcaagctcAAACGAAACTCTGCCACGATGGGAGAACATCCAAGATCCTACGTCAGAGCTACCGCAGGAGATCCAGCATGAGCTTGATGGTGAGTGGTTTGATATACAGGACCTAGAGGGATTTCTCCTGGAAAAAGAAGTTGCATTTGTCGTGGGCGATACGAACTCCAGTGATAAGCGAAACGTAGTGAACGCGGCACATTTAATTCAAGGTCGGCAtctgttcctcctcttgGTGTTTTCATCCTACTGACAAACACCAGAGTTGTTAAAGACGGGGGTCTGCCTTGGCCGGACGCCAGGTTTCCGTCGTAAGGATGTGGAAGCAGCCCTTCGTGTAGCTAGGTGTCCATaggcatggatgatggaaCTGCCTTTCCAGCCGAATGTCTAGTCATGGTGCTGCAAAAAGCATCTCGGTTTCTGCCATGATCTGGCATAACGATCCACGAAGGTCCAAGAACATCGTGGTATAGCATAGAATATGTGGCAGATTTTTGTTACCGTGATAGAGAGGTGGGTTTGAACAACGATTCACAAACTTGGGATTAGTCTTATCCACATGGCTGTTTACGTAGTAGTCAGTAAGTTTATTGTTCATGAGTCAGAATGTTCATATATATCCAGTGGGGCATCAGCATATGACTAAAGAGATCCACTGTGTTTTAAATTTAATTCAAGGGTAGTCTAGTGCGGAGTATACTGTCAGAATACCGACCTCCCCTAAGGACAGGACTTTTTCTCTGGATAGTCAACTGTTGTCGCTTGTGGTCGCATAGTTACTGTGGCTGATTGTCGCTTTGAGTCGAGAGGTATCACATGAATATCTGCTATCATCACCCAAATTCCTCAGTTTGATGAGATCGTCGCTCATCTAACTATTGCGCGAATGACGAACACCTCATTGAATAGTCTTTCCTTGATCCATTCACAGGAATTTAATTCTTGAGATTAATCACTTTTCACCATCGCCATCTGGTTGAGCAAGAATGCCAATTGCCGGCCGCTTTCACATGTCGTCCGTCCCCTAGGTGAGATGGCCGGCTTTGTTTTATATCCACCCAAGACCGACGGCGTCACGGTCAGTCGCTCCACTAAAGAGTCTAGACTCAGAGTGTCGGACGAGTCATTGATTGGTTGTATGTCCGTTCCCTGACACGCAGCGGAAACTAGCCAGGTGTCTGAATTGTTGATTCATGGCATTGTCGGCAAAGTTGTCTGAGAGCATCTCGCCTTCCTCTCAGGACCCACGAGTCATGCTAAGATGTCCAGAATGTGGATTGTGATCATATTATTGCCTCTCTCTCTGTACCACCATGCATGAGCAAAGTCGAAAGCATACTCAATGTTATAGACAAAGGCAGTCGGTGCAGATTGGAATCAtggagaaaaaggacaaTACGGATTGACAATCGCGAGCCGCTGTTATTCGCCTTTATTGTTCCACCACATCACTTGTGAAACAGCCGTCCTTTCTACGGACAAAAAAAGGCGCTCCCCTATTTTAACTACCTACTTCTACATGCTTGTTGGGGGCCGCACCTGTTTCAGATTTGCCGACCACATATTCACCACACCAATGCCGTGCCTTGTCGCCGCCCACTTCTGCATACTTGAGAAAATTGGGAAAAATGAAAGAATCTTGAGTCTCGAGGAATGCCATACTGAGCAGCTGACATTCGTCACCCTTTACAGGACGGAGTACCTTATGCTCCTCCCAAGTGAGTGAATCCATGACGGTTCATCTCGGCCTTCTGGGCTTCGTCTCGACAACAAACTAGCAGATGGGACTCTCCAATCCCGAGCCTGTATTGACATGTCGATGGCGCCTTGGACTTTTAGACTATGGTAACAATGGGGCGCCAGGTCATTGACCATGGTGACAAGAATATTATTGGcattattttttttttttttttttttttggcaGGGCAATGGCAAGCACAACCAGGCGCGGCTAAATGGGTCGAGCATTCTTGCCCTCGTTCCTATATTATTAGCATCTCCcgttgcctttgttgccATGGTCTCACATACTTGATCGTTGTTCATCGTGAATCATTTCCTTTCGTTATTTCTTCTTTTAAGCTGGCCAATCTCAGGCCTTTACATTCTCTCAATCTTCAGTTCATCATCGCAGATCGATTCTGCCCACCTTCCTTTCTTACCAGCTATTGCTAGACTACACCCTGGACGGTGTCTCATCCATTCTTTGCAAGCAATTCTGTCTTCTATTCTTCGCCTGAGTAGCGATCGGCTGGAATCTTTTTCAGCTGCGTTCCTAACTTTAAGCGACCATCGCTCCTTAGTCTTGGTGATTGTTCGACAGTGCAACATGGCCCCGTCGTCGCTCTTATTAAGCGTAGGATCTCTCATTACTTCGTCCTTGGTCTCAGCAACAGCCCTGGAGGCTCGTCAATCACAAACGTATCAGCTTGCAGAGTCCTGGCAGGGCGAAAGCTTCATCAATGACTGGAATTTCTTCGACGGAGCTGACCCTACTAACGGCTATGTGACATACGTTAATCAGAGCTTCGCTAAACAATCCGGGTTGGTCAAAGTCACTGAGAGCGGTAGCTTCTATATGGGTGTCGACTACGAGAGTACCTTGAACCCCAACGGCGCCGGCCGTGAGTCGGTACGGATCGAATCGAAAAATTACTACACGGAGGGACTGTATGTCATCGATATCGAGCACATGCCTGGTAGTATTTGCGGCACATGGCCCGCCTTCTGGTCCGTCGGTAAGAACTGGCCCAACGACGGtgagattgatatcattgaggGTGTCAACTTGCAGAAGGCAAACAAAATCGTCCTTCACACCAGCGGCTCCTGCGATGTCTCGGGCAGCAACGACATGACTGGTactctctcttcctctgagTGTGGCGAGGCTTCCGGCACGGTCGGATGTGTAGTCAAGGGAACCAATGGCAGCTCTGGCGATCCTTTCAATGAGTCGGGTGGTGGTGTGTATGCTATGGAGTGGACTGACACCTTTATCAAGATCTGGTTCTTCCCTCGAAGCCAGATTCCGGCTTCTCTTGCCAGCGGCAACCCCGATACCTCGTCGTTTGGAACCCCTATGGCGCATCTGCAAGGCTCATGCGACTTTGCAGAGCGCTTCAAAGCACAAAAGTTGATCATTGACACAACCTTTTGCGGCGACTGGGCCGGTAATGTTTTTGCCGAATCCACCTGCCCCATGAGCGATCCCAGCAGCCCCATGCAGAGCTGTGTCAACTACGTCGCTCAGAATCCCGCGGCTTTCAAGGAGGCGTACTGGGAGATCAACTCCATCAAGATCTACCAGTACGGTGTCAGCGCTGCTTCGTCCGCCGCCGTCTCGCAAGCTACAGCCTCCAAGGTCGAAGGCACTCGGGTGTCGGCCCAGGCCGCCAATACCGCGACGCCCACCGTTCCCGCCCCGGTTGAGACAACCACTGTTCCCCAGCCAGCTCAGACCAACACTGTTGCGACTTCCGCTGCTGATCACGCCACACCGTCGTCTGCCGAGACCACGACTGTTCCCGCTGCCACTGGGGCTCCCAGTGTGTCGGCGACTGAGGGCGGCGATTCGGAGTTGGAATCAACCAGCACCGTCTACGTCACATCGACTACCACTATCTGCCCTGTCGCAGAAAGTTCATCCGCAGCTGCCGCGGGTGGCAAGGAGGACGCGCCCTCTAACGGGACTTCTGGCGCCGAGGTCGCTGCAACTTCagtcgctgctgctgctcccgCTGCTGCCACAAGTGGGCACCCGGGTGCCGATGCCATCGCAAATTCTGCCGCTGCTACGTCTACTGATGCCCAGTCCGAGAGTGCCACATCTCGGCTGACCGCAGGCGCTCTTTCTGAGATCCCTACAGCACCTCCGGAACCTGTCTCCCAGGCCGTCAGCACGGGATCCTTCGATGACTCTGACACTGCGCAAGGCGACTCCGAAGAGCAGGGCTCTATTGCCTCCGCATCTGTTGCGCCTTCCACAATCCCAGTACCCGCCTCATCCAGCGCTGCTGCACTTGGTGGCTCTTCTATCGCCAGTTCTTTCGCTTCGTCTCGCCTTATTCCCAGACCCACTGGAAGTTCTACAGCCGCATCCGCCACTGCCATTGCCACCTGGTCGCCGACAGCTGGTGAAAGCGCTTCGGGCACGGCAAAAGAATCGGCGACACTGACAACGCCGTCTGAAGTGTTTTTCACTCCTGGCCTCAGCAATGGCGCAAACAGAATGTCGGTTGGCCTTTCTGGTCTGATCGGTGTTATGTtcattgctgctctggcATAGACGGTGGCAGATGATGGCTGGTGGTGTTTTGTTCTTGCAATATATCTTCACACATGGGAGTTTCGAAACCTTCCTACAATACCCCTGTTGTACATTAGAAAGAGCTGTTTTTGTTGCGCTTGCGCTTTCCTTCGTTCAGATCCTACTTCGGATTACCTTGTGGCTCTCTGCAGGTACTAGGCCTTG of Aspergillus fumigatus Af293 chromosome 2, whole genome shotgun sequence contains these proteins:
- the eng2 gene encoding putative GPI anchored endo-1,3(4)-beta-glucanase; translated protein: MAPSSLLLSVGSLITSSLVSATALEARQSQTYQLAESWQGESFINDWNFFDGADPTNGYVTYVNQSFAKQSGLVKVTESGSFYMGVDYESTLNPNGAGRESVRIESKNYYTEGLYVIDIEHMPGSICGTWPAFWSVGKNWPNDGEIDIIEGVNLQKANKIVLHTSGSCDVSGSNDMTGTLSSSECGEASGTVGCVVKGTNGSSGDPFNESGGGVYAMEWTDTFIKIWFFPRSQIPASLASGNPDTSSFGTPMAHLQGSCDFAERFKAQKLIIDTTFCGDWAGNVFAESTCPMSDPSSPMQSCVNYVAQNPAAFKEAYWEINSIKIYQYGVSAASSAAVSQATASKVEGTRVSAQAANTATPTVPAPVETTTVPQPAQTNTVATSAADHATPSSAETTTVPAATGAPSVSATEGGDSELESTSTVYVTSTTTICPVAESSSAAAAGGKEDAPSNGTSGAEVAATSVAAAAPAAATSGHPGADAIANSAAATSTDAQSESATSRLTAGALSEIPTAPPEPVSQAVSTGSFDDSDTAQGDSEEQGSIASASVAPSTIPVPASSSAAALGGSSIASSFASSRLIPRPTGSSTAASATAIATWSPTAGESASGTAKESATLTTPSEVFFTPGLSNGANRMSVGLSGLIGVMFIAALA
- a CDS encoding bZIP transcription factor, which produces MSEQEFPLLTWEEVHQNLVLSSRSRSTVPDLLGANKITSLLSASSYLLPERSISPQTATSHPQTHLYGGFYLADPPSGDQQPEAPKPKSSKRTRTDIEPPDGSHSRKRGRPRKTAGEGEDPHERRRMQIRLAQRAYRSRKEASVSSLQSRVLKLESAVEQISAAFLSFSDELIQSDVLTSHPRLTLRLRDTVQLCLSLAKGANMTEDQNITTNVSSPSEESHSSSEEKESQRRQSSLATSPPSRESTGSQGLGTLQATGFREPAEDKYPHEAPSLDLSAFIERLHFACLYEGYSALSNTAVGMDVLQRPFRFLLRLMDRKRVASYFEACLHAKASRKRLDEWNEIPYFKIGGAGTHYPRKTKASSNETLPRWENIQDPTSELPQEIQHELDGEWFDIQDLEGFLLEKEVAFVVGDTNSSDKRNVVNAAHLIQELLKTGVCLGRTPGFRRKDVEAALRVARCP